A window of Oryza glaberrima chromosome 2, OglaRS2, whole genome shotgun sequence genomic DNA:
GGGTAGCGCAGCGTCGGGGCAGATCCGGCTAGCCACCGCGACGCTGAATTCTGGAGATCCCCGCACATGGAGTCGCAGCGAGGtccgccgccctccctccctctctctctctctctctctctctccgtatTTAGTAGTAGTATGTATGCCTGTGCTGTGCTGCCTCGAGAACAAACGTTCTccgcgtccccggcggcggcactCAGCCGGAGCACGCGGCTGCGGTGTGGATCGCCCTGGCTTTCAGGGGTGAATAAGGGAACAATTTGTTGTGAAGACTAGTAGCTTATAGtcaatttattctttttttttgcgggaatATAGTCAATTTATTCAATTCCTTGGTCTATGTGTGTTGTTTATAATTCAACATAAGGAATGCTAGTTTTGTAAAGTAGGATTAATTCAGTGCTAGGGTTGCCACTCAATTGAACTTCAAGGCCAATAGGCGCATTTTAGACGCTCGGAGCGCAAGAACTAAGATAATGATTTAGCTCAAGTTATTCTGTGGGAGACAAGGAAAACATCAGTTTGTACGATTAGTTTCAAAAATGGTGCCCCAGGAGACATCGTATAAGCTCTTTTGAGCCTTACAAGTGTTGTGCATTTCACATTACAAACAAGTTggccccctttgatttgtaggaaaaacataggaaatttggaggatttcaatcctataggaaaaataTCTATGAAggtctttgaaacaaaggatatCTTATCCTtccctttgaaattcctatagagattttgaaggaaagttagcaagagctctaacctcttggaaaatttcctttgcagtctatctctctcatccgattcctgcgtttttcctgcgcccTAATAAATTGAccattcttgtattttttttcctgtgttttgcaatcatctgttcTGCACTTATATTCCTTtcaaaatcctgtgtttttccaaATCCTCCGTTTTTTTCAATCCTGTGCTTCAAAGGAGAACTTTCTGTGTTACAATCACATAACAGCACAAACAAGACCTTGTTCTTTGTTATACTCAAGTGAAGATGCCATCTATAATTTCTGTACACTACATCTTATTATCAGTATGCCAATTTTTGTGCACTTGTTGCCTCTGTTTGGTTAATAAATCATCTCAACAGTAGTTCTTGAATCTGTTGTTAATTTGATGAATATATATCAACTTGAGAAATCCATTTTGTAGATACGTTGAGCATGAGTGCTCTTACTTTGTCCATATACAAATTTCTATCTTCTCTATTATACATTTGCTTGTTGGTACTTTAAAGTAAAATACAAAAATTGATGTGCACAATGTGTTGTACATTTAACTTTCTGGCTCAACTGGGAAGCCGTGCCCTTTCTTTACCTgaaatttatttgtttgattGCTTCTCATTTGCATGATGTAGCACTAACCAATGGGACATCTAAACTTcaatgctgaattgctgatcaTATCATTTACTTTCTGTTACCTACTGACCTGTACTTAACTAAAAACCTAAAATTTCTTGAAGCCCTATTGTCCAACTGTAACATattttttgacaatttttttaatgacattTGGCAGGGCAATCTCCTGATCGTGGATCAGACGCATCAGGACCAAAACAGTCTAGTGTTTCATCACATGGTAGACAAAGGAATTCATCATCTTCTATCTGTAAAGATTTTCTCCGGAAGTTTGTGGACAATGAACTATTGACATCAAGCCTAGAGGACTGGTTCTCTGGGCACAGTGAAGACTGTGGTTTCAAGAAGCCAGCTTTTGATGTTCCTTTTGACCTAAGTGAACTACAAAATTTTGACTATGCTATAGAAGGTGTTACTTTCCAACAGCTAGTACGGATGCCAAATGCTCTTCATGCCTCAACATCAGATATTTTTGAAGCTACTGCACATCTTGCTTTGGAAGATTTTCTTCATGCAAGTATTAAGGGTTTGTGGGAAACTTTCTGGGGCCCTGATGAATCGATGCCTTTCTCTGTTGCCTGTATACACAGCACAAGCTCCAAATTTTATCCTGCTGAGAAGGCTATTAGCAGTGGGAGACTTGATGGCGTTTGTGCAACGGCTGTATTGCTGAAGAGTTTAAAGCATTCACAAGGAAGGTGGGATCATATTGTTGTACTGGCTTTGTTGAGACCTGATATTGGAATGTTTTCGGGGCAGAATGACCAACAGCCATCTCCGGCTGTTTTGGGGGAGGCACTATTCTTTGCCTTGCGTGTTCTACTTTCTCGAAGCCTTAGTAGGTCTTCCACAGTTCTTCAAAATTCAGATTGTGTTTACGTCCTTCTTGTTGATTCACAGTTTGGAGGAGTGGTAAATGTCCAAGGTGATCTGAACAAGCTTGATTTTGATTTGAACAATGTTTATGACTCTGCTGCAGAGTGGATAAAAAAGCATGCACAAATCACAGTTTCTTCCATAGACCGCGTATGGAACAAACTTGGCAATGCTAACTGGGGCGACATTGGGACTCTTCAAGTTCTCCTTGCAATTTTCCATTCAATGATCCAGTTCTGTGGTGCACCAAAGTATTCTCTTGATGAACTAGCTACAGAGCATAGTTCCCGATTACAGAGCCGAAGATCAGAAAGACATTTGGTTGGCAGGCAAGCTAATACAAATGGTTTGTTTCGATTCCAGCAGCAAAGTCATTCTCCTGAAATTGTTGAAGTACAAGAGGAGGGAGCTGTTAATGTAAAACCAAaggaaattttgaagcttgagGTAGGATCTGTTGTATTGATGGAGGATGCTGATTGGCAGAAGGGTTTTCAAATCAATGATATTCTTACAGACAGCGAACCTCCTATCTATAGTGCTACTCCTGTAGAAGAACCCACCAAAACCCATCTGTTGTATGTAGGCTCCAGCCCTTCTCATTTGGAGCCAGCATGGGAAGATATGAATTCTTGGTATCAAGTTCAAAGGCAGACCAAAGTACTTACTTTGATGAAGCAAAGAGGCATTTCAAGTAGATATGTCCCACAGATGGTTGCTTCTGGACGTGTCGTCCATCCAGGCCCTTGTAACAAGCCTAACTCTAGTGGGAGTTGTGGCCATCCATGGTGCAGTACTCCAATACTTGTCACCTCGCCAGTTGGTGAAACTATTTCAAATCTGATTCGTAATGGGCTGTTTGGTGTTGAGGACGCTCTGAGATGTTGTCATGACTGTTTGTCTGCGCTTGCTGCTGCATCATCTGCAGGAATCCGTCATGGTGATATCCGGCCAGAGAATGTGATCCGTGTGAGCAATGGTTCAAGGCATCCATATTTTGTACTTATTGGATGGGGCCATGCTATCTTAGAAGACAGGGATCGGCCTCTAATGAATTTATTCTTCTCATCTACATTTGCTCTACAGGAAGGCAAGCTATGTGCAGCATCTGATGCAGAAAGCTTAATTTATCTGTTATTCTTTTGTTGTGGTGGAGTTTGCCCAGAGCTTGACTCAGTTGAAGGTGCACTTCAATGGAGGGAGACATCCTGGTCAAGGAGAGTTATACAGCAGAAGTTGGGTGATGTCTCAGCAGTGCTGAAAGCTTTTGCAGACTATGTTGACAGCATTTGTGGAACCCCATATCCGATGGACTATGAGATATGGTT
This region includes:
- the LOC127763298 gene encoding uncharacterized protein LOC127763298; protein product: MESQRGQSPDRGSDASGPKQSSVSSHGRQRNSSSSICKDFLRKFVDNELLTSSLEDWFSGHSEDCGFKKPAFDVPFDLSELQNFDYAIEGVTFQQLVRMPNALHASTSDIFEATAHLALEDFLHASIKGLWETFWGPDESMPFSVACIHSTSSKFYPAEKAISSGRLDGVCATAVLLKSLKHSQGRWDHIVVLALLRPDIGMFSGQNDQQPSPAVLGEALFFALRVLLSRSLSRSSTVLQNSDCVYVLLVDSQFGGVVNVQGDLNKLDFDLNNVYDSAAEWIKKHAQITVSSIDRVWNKLGNANWGDIGTLQVLLAIFHSMIQFCGAPKYSLDELATEHSSRLQSRRSERHLVGRQANTNGLFRFQQQSHSPEIVEVQEEGAVNVKPKEILKLEVGSVVLMEDADWQKGFQINDILTDSEPPIYSATPVEEPTKTHLLYVGSSPSHLEPAWEDMNSWYQVQRQTKVLTLMKQRGISSRYVPQMVASGRVVHPGPCNKPNSSGSCGHPWCSTPILVTSPVGETISNLIRNGLFGVEDALRCCHDCLSALAAASSAGIRHGDIRPENVIRVSNGSRHPYFVLIGWGHAILEDRDRPLMNLFFSSTFALQEGKLCAASDAESLIYLLFFCCGGVCPELDSVEGALQWRETSWSRRVIQQKLGDVSAVLKAFADYVDSICGTPYPMDYEIWLRRLRRTINEDHGKEIDTSS